From Mucilaginibacter rubeus, a single genomic window includes:
- a CDS encoding NAD-dependent epimerase/dehydratase family protein has product MHTILGAGGPVANALTKELINHNETIRLVSRKPVNTNNNNKVTWQKADLLNYDEVLSAAQGSTVIYLVAGLVYDKDIWRAQWPVIMQNVINATKATGARLIFFDNVYMYGLVNGAMTENTSYKPSSVKGEIRAGIAEMLMNEVEAGNINATIARAPDFYGAPINSFVDMMVLSNYAKKQNAQWIGNPDCKHNFIYVPDAGKAMFMLGQAPDSGNQIWHLPTPPAITGKQFLDIAARIYKVEPKYTRVNKAMLWLFGLFKKVVMGTVEMYYQYDHDYIFDSSKFEKAFNFKPTSYEDGITEISKTLHKS; this is encoded by the coding sequence ATGCATACTATATTAGGAGCTGGCGGTCCGGTAGCGAACGCCCTTACTAAAGAGTTAATCAACCATAACGAAACTATCCGCTTAGTTAGCCGCAAACCGGTTAATACCAATAACAACAACAAAGTAACCTGGCAAAAAGCCGACTTGTTAAATTATGATGAAGTACTGTCCGCAGCACAAGGATCAACAGTAATTTATCTTGTTGCAGGCTTGGTTTATGATAAAGATATCTGGCGCGCGCAATGGCCGGTGATCATGCAAAACGTGATCAATGCTACCAAAGCAACCGGTGCGCGTTTAATATTTTTTGATAACGTTTACATGTACGGCCTGGTTAACGGTGCCATGACCGAAAACACATCCTACAAACCCAGCAGTGTTAAAGGCGAGATTCGTGCAGGGATTGCAGAAATGCTCATGAACGAAGTCGAGGCAGGAAATATCAACGCGACTATAGCCCGTGCACCTGATTTTTATGGCGCCCCGATTAACAGCTTTGTTGATATGATGGTGCTGAGCAATTACGCCAAAAAACAAAACGCACAATGGATAGGCAATCCGGATTGTAAACACAATTTTATTTATGTGCCCGACGCAGGTAAGGCTATGTTCATGCTTGGTCAGGCCCCCGATAGCGGCAACCAGATCTGGCACCTCCCTACTCCGCCGGCCATTACCGGTAAACAGTTTTTGGATATTGCCGCCAGGATTTATAAAGTTGAACCAAAATATACGCGCGTTAATAAAGCAATGCTGTGGCTGTTCGGTTTATTTAAAAAGGTAGTAATGGGCACAGTGGAGATGTATTATCAATACGATCACGATTATATTTTCGACAGCAGCAAATTTGAGAAAGCATTCAACTTTAAACCAACAAGCTATGAGGATGGCATAACCGAAATATCAAAAACTCTTCATAAGTCTTAA
- a CDS encoding Crp/Fnr family transcriptional regulator, protein MDTLTALNKFRKYFESFVPLNDEEWQALSQYLTVDPLKKKKFYVEAGKVCDQIGLVVKGSVRYYHVKDGEEITGYFSFEDEMLSSYKSFLTRTPAVNYIQALEDSVIVNLSYKNLQQACMNELLGFKMERFGRLIAEHYLICYEERVTSFITQSPEERYSQLLETGGEALYRIPQHYIANFLGITPVSLSRIRRRIMKISA, encoded by the coding sequence ATGGATACACTAACCGCCCTTAACAAGTTCAGGAAATATTTTGAAAGCTTTGTTCCGCTCAATGACGAAGAGTGGCAAGCCTTATCGCAGTATTTAACGGTAGATCCGTTAAAAAAGAAAAAGTTTTATGTAGAAGCCGGTAAGGTCTGTGATCAAATCGGCCTGGTTGTAAAGGGATCGGTACGTTATTACCACGTTAAGGATGGTGAGGAAATAACCGGTTATTTCAGCTTTGAAGATGAAATGCTGAGCTCATACAAAAGTTTCCTTACACGTACTCCTGCTGTAAACTATATTCAGGCACTTGAAGATTCAGTTATCGTAAATCTGAGCTACAAAAACCTGCAACAAGCATGCATGAATGAGTTGCTCGGTTTTAAGATGGAACGTTTTGGCAGGTTAATAGCCGAGCATTATCTTATTTGCTACGAAGAACGTGTTACCTCATTTATCACACAATCGCCCGAAGAACGCTACAGCCAGCTACTTGAAACCGGTGGCGAAGCACTGTACCGAATTCCGCAACATTATATCGCCAACTTTTTAGGAATTACCCCGGTTTCGCTATCGCGGATCAGGCGAAGGATCATGAAAATAAGCGCTTGA
- a CDS encoding UbiA-like polyprenyltransferase, with protein sequence MKKYLSLVTFAHTIFAMPFAFIGFFLAVTTTQYHFDWLKLVLMVLCMVFARNSAMAFNRYLDRDIDIQNPRTKQRDIPAGRITPKAALTFVIINCLLFITATWFINKLCFFLSPVALFVVMGYSATKRFTALCHLVLGLGLSLAPIGAYLVVTGQFAITPIFFSLSVLCWVSGFDIIYALQDEDFDRSQNLHSIPAYLGKVNALRLSTFLHVLSAIFIMMPAIETHVGILYYVGIAFFCAMLIYQHLLVKPNDLSRVNFAFMTTNGIASVVFAVLFLLDRIWIH encoded by the coding sequence ATGAAAAAATACTTATCCTTAGTAACTTTTGCCCACACCATTTTTGCCATGCCGTTTGCATTTATCGGCTTCTTTTTGGCGGTGACTACAACCCAATATCATTTTGACTGGCTTAAGCTGGTTTTAATGGTGCTGTGTATGGTATTTGCGCGTAACTCGGCTATGGCCTTTAACCGCTACCTGGACAGGGATATCGATATTCAAAACCCGCGCACCAAACAACGTGATATCCCGGCAGGGCGTATTACGCCAAAAGCAGCTTTAACATTTGTGATTATTAACTGCTTGTTGTTTATTACAGCAACCTGGTTTATCAATAAGCTTTGCTTCTTCCTGTCGCCGGTGGCTTTATTTGTGGTGATGGGTTATAGCGCTACCAAACGTTTTACGGCGCTGTGCCATTTGGTTTTAGGTTTGGGTTTATCACTTGCCCCTATTGGAGCTTACCTGGTGGTTACCGGTCAGTTTGCCATTACCCCGATATTCTTTTCATTATCAGTATTGTGCTGGGTAAGCGGCTTTGATATTATCTATGCCCTTCAGGACGAAGATTTTGATCGCAGCCAAAACCTGCACTCTATCCCCGCTTACTTGGGTAAGGTGAATGCGTTGAGACTCTCTACCTTTTTACATGTGCTTTCGGCTATCTTTATCATGATGCCGGCTATCGAAACGCATGTAGGTATCCTTTACTACGTGGGTATCGCGTTCTTTTGCGCCATGCTGATTTACCAGCACCTGCTTGTAAAACCCAACGACCTCAGCCGCGTTAACTTTGCGTTTATGACAACCAATGGCATTGCCAGCGTAGTATTTGCCGTATTGTTCTTGCTCGATAGGATATGGATACACTAA
- a CDS encoding endonuclease domain-containing protein translates to MEELKDKQGYGYDFHRQKPLLNYIVDFYCFELNLIIEIDGQYHNHEEVYRLDMIRQQELEKYNLTIIRFTEMEVRKDMPNVLRTIEQHIEKLNTNNL, encoded by the coding sequence TTGGAAGAGTTGAAAGACAAGCAAGGTTACGGCTATGATTTTCATCGCCAAAAGCCATTGCTAAATTATATTGTCGATTTCTATTGTTTCGAGTTAAATTTGATAATTGAAATTGATGGCCAATATCATAACCATGAAGAAGTTTACAGACTGGACATGATACGACAACAGGAACTTGAAAAATACAACTTAACAATTATTCGGTTTACCGAAATGGAAGTAAGAAAAGATATGCCTAATGTTTTAAGAACAATTGAGCAACACATAGAGAAACTTAACACGAACAACTTATAA